A window of Helicobacter ganmani contains these coding sequences:
- a CDS encoding alpha/beta hydrolase family protein, with translation MYYGDTPRTPKIYFTYTTSSLLDLMRFDVIDKIELINQPLLMLVGDKADTAYMSEAAYKEAASKDKRLHKLKHNTYPNLLQKRSGGRGTRRA, from the coding sequence ATGTATTATGGCGATACCCCACGCACACCCAAAATTTATTTTACCTACACGACAAGCTCACTGCTTGATTTAATGCGCTTTGATGTGATTGACAAAATAGAGCTTATAAATCAGCCTTTATTAATGCTTGTGGGTGATAAGGCGGATACTGCGTATATGAGTGAGGCAGCGTATAAAGAGGCGGCGAGCAAGGATAAAAGACTTCATAAGCTTAAACACAACACATATCCAAACTTACTACAAAAAAGAAGCGGTGGAAGAGGCACTAGGAGAGCTTAA